Within Planococcus citri chromosome 2, ihPlaCitr1.1, whole genome shotgun sequence, the genomic segment acaaaatgaatgaaattctataaaaaagGAGGCAAGAATAGAATGCAGTTACTGGTTTAATTGCCCGAAGAGTTTCCACAACGAATTCAGAAAACGCACCGTTGCTTTCagcattgattttttcagttgaaaaatgctttcaatttcttctAGACTCTGTTTTACTTCTAgacacttttcttttttttatatacctatatttCAAATATTCATGTATTGTTTCTGTTTCCATTCTCCCTATCTCTATTCTCTATgtacaaaatgtattttacgatttaatacctattttgatattttactaaattaaaaacagaaaaaaagagtAACATTGCGTAGCATTGTAAAAATACCTTTAATAATATGTAccgatacattttttttgttttgatattgAAGTTTTTCTATCGTACTCAATAATAATGATTATAACGCGGTTGTGAATAATGCAAATGTCACATAACGGCGGtgtatacctattttaatattttttttttccaaacagcATTTATTCCATCTTGTATATTgaattataataaatttattattcatcTTGAtacttacctagtacctactaacGAATTTGTAGCTTATTCATGGTTTTCGTGTGTTAATATGTTCAAAAACTTGTATACGTTCACCGTAGGTTTTTAAGTGATTTGTGTCGGGTCGGCTGTGTCGAAATCGGTAATAATGATGTGTTTTTACCGCTAATGAAAAGGATTTGAGAAGGGTATTTTACGTATTGTGCCTTAAGCGATGTGATTCTCGAAAAGAATGTAaattaaatgagtttttaatattgttattttttcgaatattattgtataataaaatataaaatgaaatgtaCGTTATATGCGATAAATATTTTCCCTTTGTTATGTAAGTCTTGtgagattattaaaaaatttttagagtgTGTATTTTCTTTGTGTTTATGGTATTGAGTTCTCGATCGATTGGATTGATTTGAGTGAAGGAGCAAAGCCGGGTAGTAAAATAGGCGATTTGGCCTTATccttggattttgaaactaatcaGCAGAAATGGTTCCTTACGGTCCAAAGCTCACGTGatacataaaatttttagatcGCCAAATCACCTTAGAACCCTTTCAAAAGgggtaaaattgcaatttcaattgaaaatttccaactttgacAGTTCTCAATTTTAAACTTGCTGGTATGTTGGACGTCATTAAGGACgtgactattttttgaaatttttgagaattttttttgtgggcggaaaatttttaaaaatgcaaaaaaaactgatttttcaccGTTTCCAcccaaatttgtaaattttggccGAAACCTTTTTTTCTTGCAATATATCATAGAGGACGTCTAACTACGTCAACAACcagaatttgaattaaatttgtcaattttttctatgtttttaaatttttacaaataatctGATTTCCGTCATTTTGGGATCCTCTGAACCCCCGtttcaattttagagaaatttaaaacttcTGATTTTCCAACTCATTTTCGTCAAAgtcaggtttttcaatttggacaggtgaaaaaaatcttaagattttcaatttctctgaaattgaCATTATGTGTATTCATTTTCGAATTGATATTTTAgtctaaacatgaatttttgccGGTAGGCGCCTCAGAGGTTCCCGAAAtggcaaaaatcaaattcggctGAATAGACCAATGTTCgcgtcaaaaaaattgaacacgaCTAACACGAGTAATGCACAGCACAAGTAATTTGGTCtctttattttacatatttttttcaatctgtaaTTCACATCTCTCTTCATCACCATCACTTATAACCTCGTAAATCAGAACATCAGATGTATCACAAAAATATATCTTTATTCTTAAAAAGAACATTGAGCAAcacagataaaaaaattaaattctgatATCATAGATGATGAATTTTCTGATCACATTTCAATATCTTTTTCTCCGCCGCAATTCATAGGCGCTACAAGCAAAAGTCAACACCGAATTAACAATGCATTTCGCCAATTTCctactgaaatttttctcatttctcattCATAAAGGCAGTAAAAGCAGTAATATCGAGAATGCGTTAAGATGAAacgaaattaatcaaaaatttatcggaCGTTAagtaaatcgaataaaaaacgAGATCCATCGTATAAAAATCAGCAGTGTTATCATTATTGCTGAAATGTTTCGTAATGCTGCTAATCTTCAAGTATTATTCCTGTCCGAATAATAAAAATCACGTAGTTCAGAACTACCTTAGTACAATTTGAGATGACCAGTAACAGAATTAATTTGTGGCAATATATCCGGACCAAGGGCTAAAACGAGAGCTGATTTTAGAGATTGGTTTTCTGATAGAACCATATGGTTAATTATATCTTGCTCGTCTGCTTTCTTCTTGATAGCAATTAATTCAGCTTCGTTGTTTACTTTCAAAGCTATTTTGGCTGATCCGTTCCATTCCCAGTGCTTAACCAACTTCGGATATTTTTCTAGACTTCGTTTGTAGGCTTCGAAACAAGCATTTACGCACtagaatgaaaaacaaattgtaACATAAGATGATAGGAATATCTACACCTCAtgagcagaaaaaaaacatgtgatACTTACGTATGCAGCTATCTCTCTTTTGGTTGCCTTCACATCTTTACGAACAACAAGGACCATTTTACATTCACCGGAaacttttttctgattgaaaaatcaagattaAATTATGGTAAAGTACAATGAAATAAATGAGAAACGAACTTATTTACAGGTCTCAGAGGTTTTGGTTTGGATTCTGCCGGTTCATCTTTTGGAGGCTTGCTGTGGTTTTCAAAGAAATATAGAAATACTACAGTTCCGATGAAACCGGCGCCGAAGCTAACGATGAAACATTTATTACTAATCAAAGTATCCAGCATGATTACGCATTTGTGTCCAAAACGATCCGATAAGATATAATTAATTCaggattcaaattttaaataattggtTTCAATGTTTCATTCTCATATCAGTCACTCACGTGAATTAAAAACACAAACACTGCGaaggtgcaaaaaaaattggctttgATCTTCGCGTTCGCGGGtttcatttgttttgaaatttcgatcgTCGACGGTTCGACGCTCGATTATCGAAAGATGAAATCGAACAATCGAATAATCGAAATGAATCCGTTCATTTCGGTAgttgtcactttttttagaGAACCTTTTTTTGCTTGTCTTGAAAAATGGCACCAGAAACCACggtcaaaaattggtttttctacaaaaaatgcgTCCATCGTTGCCCCTACAATCCCTACAATGCCTAGACTAGGCTCATGTCAGACCAACCGAATACGGCGCGAGTGAACTCCTTGAAGACTACAAGCATCCCTCGACATCAAGAAATCATTTATGTAATTCGGCCgaaatcgttgaaatttcaaatgatcCACGTAATTCTTTCTCTTTCTTCACATTGAATCCTATCTAGGCAATAGGCATATATGCCAGGATCCGATCTCGTAGCCTAATTTGAAGAGGTGCTTCTGCGCGCTATACTACAATAAATGTTCAATACGTTATTGTCTTTTAGCGGAAACGAAACGAATTATTTTATC encodes:
- the LOC135835894 gene encoding probable peptidyl-tRNA hydrolase 2 encodes the protein MLDTLISNKCFIVSFGAGFIGTVVFLYFFENHSKPPKDEPAESKPKPLRPKKVSGECKMVLVVRKDVKATKREIAAYCVNACFEAYKRSLEKYPKLVKHWEWNGSAKIALKVNNEAELIAIKKKADEQDIINHMVLSENQSLKSALVLALGPDILPQINSVTGHLKLY